CCCAAGATAAATGAGAACATAGGTCCATGGagaaacttgtacacaaatattcattgcAGTCAAAAAGTGGCAACTTTGTTTCCTATAATAGCCAAAAGTAGAAACttctaaatgtctatcaattgaTAAATCCTTAAACAGAATGTAATatgtacataaaatggaatattattcaaccttaaaaagaaatgaagtgctgATGCTTACAACACAGTGGACACACGTTGGGAACATGGGCTGAGTTTGAAAAACCAGACACAGAGGCCacgtattgtatgattccattaacGTGacatgttcagaataggcaaatccatagagacagaaagtagattagtggttgccaggggctagtaGGAGCAGGGGTGGGGAGTGACTGTTAATGGGTATGAGGTTTCTGTTGGGGTTGATGAAAACATTTTGGACTTcagtagtggtgatggttgtacaatcttgtggatatactaaaaaacactgaattgtatactttaaaaggatgaattttatggtatgtgaattacatctcaattaaaaaacccaacaaaagTTACCTCAGATTCCACTGCCTAAGGACAACCAAATTGAGCATTTTAGAAAATGCCTAATGCCAGGTACCTCAGCCCTTCTGAGACCTTCTCATTCAATTCCTCACTGTAGCTTTGTGAATCTTCTGTCAGAACTGGAACTCCTGACTCCTTCCTCAGTGTTCTTTCCACTAATTTGCTCTGCCTGTTTTACACAGAATTTTGGGTAAAAAGAGAAGATGCTAATTTGGAATATCATTGAAATAGTATTTTACAAAGTTGGGTGCTTTACTCAAACACACAGTTGACCAGAAAATATTTATGGTTTGGTTCAGGTAACACTCAGCACCCAAGCTTAAAGCAAAAACTTGAGAGATTGATTAAATCTCTGAAGTTTGTCTTTAGTGTCAAGGGgtttatagtaatttttttccagagattgtaagaaaaaaacaagtaaaattagaAACTCCCCTTACGTATCCATTTATCTTGGCCTGGATTAACACTGGGCAAGAAAAGCtggttgtattttgttttcacaaAATATGCTATGTTTCATTTCTATTCTCTGCAGCCGGAGTCTTTAAAGTAGACAGCATCAAGAAAACACATGAGCATGAAAAACCTTGTTAGGATGgttaatttagtttattttatgcTCTTAACATTTTAGAGCAACCAAGCATAGGTTCAGAGGTTTTCGCCTTTGTGTTCCTTTATTGATTAATGTTTGTTCCTTATTAGTGAACATTTAAAAACCTTACTACTCCTTGCAaaaacaagactttttttttttttctttttttttgttaaaagagAATTAGTCATACTTTCTAATGACATTGACatgaaaatattgtatttttaaaatctgtgttttaaacaCCTTGAATCTAAGATATTGGTGCTGTGGCTTTAGTCTTTCATcatataatttaagaaaacatattttctttgaaaattatttccagaAACTTACGTATAGCTTGGTCCTGACTGAGTAGTTTTCATCATAGTGCTGTTAAGTCCTGCTATTTAAGGCCATATAGATTCTGATTGAAACAAACTTGCTTTTAGTAAATAAATAGCACCGAGATATGAAAGTCCAAGTAAATGGCAAAGTGaattttctttcccagaaaaatgctctcaaaaatttgattttaatataaGTAACACTTTTACTTAAATATCataaactcatttttattttactgtagatGGACTCAGCCCGAATTCTAAATTCTATGAGGTAGAGACTGTTTTTTCCATTACTACTGTAATCCCAGAGTTTATCCTTATTCCTCATACAAAAAATGTTtgttatatcattatatatttgtaattatgtatatttttatatattattttgtaatataccTCCCCATTAACTATAACGTTCTGAATTGATAACATTTTGTGTAATaacttttcttaatgtttttgtctttctctatAGGTTGGTATTTTGTATGGCATCTTTTTTTATCAAAATTCAAGTTTCTCCGGGAACTGGTGGGAGACACAGGATCCCAAGAGGGAGATCATGAGCCTTCAGGGTCTGAAACTGAAGAAGACACTTCCTCCTCTCCACACAGAATCAGATCCGCTCGCCAAAGGAGGGCACCTGCTGATGAAGGCCACAGACCCCAGACATAGTCGTGTAGTTGTGAAGGATGAAAAGGCAGTTGCCAGCTTCTGTCTTTTAGTGACTTGGCTTTGAAATTTACTAATGACTGAAGAACATTTGTATTGGAATTTAAgtccaattttaaaaaagatttacatgtaagccatataaaaataaagggaattAAAACCAAATTGGACTATTATACATTTCATCTTAAAGATAATCTTTTGTTTCACTACCTTTCTACTTATACTCTTATTCCTTGGCTTTTGGGCTTATTTTCTTGCAGTGCTGCAGATCTGGTAAACATTAAAGGCTTGAAAAACCTTATTTTGTTAGCCCTAAAATGTACGTTTTTCTTCCCACTTTAACTTGTCTGAAATTGGGATGCATTTCATTACTGTCAACCAGGTGATAGTCATGTAATTCTCCTACTGTGTGCATGTGCGAATTTACAGCTTGTCATCGTGTCATCCCTTTAACCAACATGTGTTTTGTTGGTATCAAATGTGTCAGGtttaactgacattttaaaatgtcttcaaaaagaTTACACTATGATTCAGCATTGAAACGAAAAGTTATTGTGTATGCAGAAAAGCATGGAAACAGAGCAGCGGGGCGTACATTTGATATTAGTGAAGCAAATATTCGTCGCTGGAGAAATGATCGCAATTCCATATTTTCCTgcaaagcaacaacaaaatgttTTACGGGACCTAAGAAAGGTAGATACCCACAAGTAGACGAAGCTGTACTACATTTCGTCAGTGAGACACGTGCAAAAGGATTGCCTATCACACGCCAAGCAATGCAACTGAAGGCAGGAGAAATTGCCAAAACCCTGGGAATTGATGAAACGAAATTCAAAGCCACAAGAGGCTGGTGTGACCGATTCATGCGCCGAGCAGGACTGTCGTTAAGGCATCAAACATCGTTTTGTCCCAAGCTCCCCGCTGCCATTAAACAGAAGACAGTGTTGGAGCACTCTTTCAAGAAGTGCTGCATAACCAGTACTCTTGACAACACCGGGAGAGACGTTATGTGGAAAAATGCAGACATCAATGACTGTGGTTTGAAAAGTGATTCAGAGGAGTTGGATTCAGAATATGAAGTTATAATTATAACTTAACCAATTTatttcacacattttctttacataTGCACAAGATTGATGTGATAAAAATCTGTTTAACTCAAAGTGctgtttcaataaatataaaataaacgtTTTCTGTGATATGAAAGCATTGTGTCATAGTTTAATGGGCAGTGTTTTTTCTTAGTGATACATATGGTGCATCTTAACAATTGGTAGTATCTTAGGTTAAATTAAAAATGGtagcttgtaaatttgtttttctttttaagatagcAGTTATTTATTGGGGAATTTGATTCTGACTCATAATGTTAAACTTGTTATCCTGTGTGAAACATTTCGGGGGGGGGGCAGGTAACCTGTTCGATATTTTAGAGTAGTAACTTAGGAATCTAAGAACTATCTTCTACTTTAGGAAGAGTGGGATTAGTTACTCCCTTTGTATAGGAGGACTTTATGCTCAAGGAATGTGTTGTGGAGAAAAACACTTCTTCACAATCAGCAATTCATTGACAAGACCTCAAAGGTAATGCATATTGAGGAAAACAGTAGTGGGTGAAAATACCCGCTTAGCTGTAAAATGACTCTCTTGCCAGGTTTCCATGTTTGTCTTAACTGAACTCTGGACTGAGTGTTTACCAGGGAGGAGAGATGTGAATTCAACAACCTTCCTGTTTAGTGTTACCTGCTTTATACAAGAATGAAATGCAAAGCCAACTTATTTTATTAATCCaagttctttttatgtttttttttaacctttattaaGGACTAGTCATCACAAAATATTTAACCTCTATTTTATGATGGTGTGTTATTATGTTTGATACCTCATACTTCTTGCTTAGAGTTTTGTTTAACAGTTCACTGGCTCTGTCCCAATATTTGTGATGAACACTTCTTTGCTATATTGTAGCTCTTGGAGATACTAAAAGGGAATTCACAGAACATTAGTTTTATGTGTTTGCTAGGGGAAGATTTCCTAGCTGCTGAGAGCGAGGGACagtctttctgtctttatttctttattagatacaattttctatttttatgtgaCTCTAGGGCATAACAAAACAGTGACGGTTTCAAGCATTAATTTTAATGCTTCCTACTAGCTAAATATCGTCTTAAAatgattattagaaaaaaaaaatgcccccaAAACTTTTTGGTACTGGGAGGatatttaaatatagatttttcaTAGTCTAATGTTTTGAACTGTGGATTCTGTTTTATGGTGGATACCTAAGGTTTAGAGAATAGTTGCTGGAAAGCTTAAAGTAGCTGGTGAGTTTCCTGTTATGTCACTATTAAAGAATTGAGGCTGATGTAACTTTCCCCCTGAAATCTACAAGGGTCATCCCCAAATTAATACAGGTTAACCTTTGTAGAGGTATATATGTTGGCATTATTTATTGACATTTATGCTTTAAGCATgtcttattttatgtaattttaagaaATACTCTATTTAACTTGTGAAATACACCTAAAAGCATACTAGTTAGCTCTTAGCCTCTCACTTAGGGAGGGTAAAGAAACATCACTGATGCCAATATGAAGATCTATAAAATCCTTTGTTTAGAACTTTGTTCTCTTCGTGCACCTCACAACACACTTACCATGGTACATATTTCTTAATGCCACTAAGAAAGGCAAGATAGTTAACACATAATTATTTATGTGGTATAGTGTTTCTTTCCCTGTTTTAGTGCTTTTGTAGCTAAACTTATCAGAACTGCATCACAAGTACATTTTCAGTCTCAGTGGGAGGTGGACTAGCCTGTGTTTAATTTTAGAGCTTAAAAGTGTATAAGCGttaaaaacacatacatgtaTTAGAATCTTGTCTAATCTCTCACAAAGAATGATGGTGATCAGCATGCCATCTTTTGAAGATTAATTCTAAAATTGAGGACTCTGGTAGgttgttttatttccttcccaATCACCCATTCATTTCCAAATGTTTTGCCTTTGAAACTTTTTGTGAAAATTGCCCGAACCAATTGCATTGGTTGTGTTGCTTTGATTTAAATGccaaaaatactaaatatttgtgTAGTGCTGTTAAATGAGATTTTTGATATTTCCATCATTTGATGGATTTTGTAGTGATATTTTCATAGTTGAAACAAGTATATTGCTCTGTGGTGGACAGCCACCTCACAGACATACAGACCCATTTCTTTCGATATTAGGTTTAACacccattttaattttattttgctgaagGTTTGGAATATATAAAGTAATGGATTCACAAAATATGATACCTTAAAACGTGTTGAAAGATTTGAAAGTggtacatttttacttttaagagcAACAATTTCTGAAATTAGTCAACGATGCAgtcttttttaaaagtcagttttctCAAGTAGTATGTTGTAATGTAACTGATATAACTAGATTTTGACTGGTAAACTTTAAGTGCTTTTACATTTGAGGTTGACTTTAAAAAGCCATTGAGCAGTCCTCAGAGGTTATGGACTCTCAAGCGACTAATGGAATAGTGTTCTGTTGTGAAGTCTAGAACTAAAGCACCTTCTATTGTCTGCTTCTAAAGTGGCCTATAGTTTTTAACTTAAAGTGTAAGGAGTAACATTTTATCTTATGGCAACTaaagttacatttttcatttgttggtGTACATGTGCTACCTGTTTTATGGGGAATGTTTAACATGATCCTCCAAGTTGGTTCTACGCATAACCATTCACCAAATACTGCTGCTGTGGTTCCTTGAAGGAAATATTCTGTGCTCTGCTATGATGCATTGCCATCTTGCTGCTTGACAATAGGTTTATAAAGAATTAGAATTATGTGTTTTAATAGTACCTTTGTATATATAACAAGATGTAAAATTAAAGATGAGGAATGTATGTAAATGATcattcactgtttttgttttaaaactggTCAGTACTATAAAGCTTCTGTGGTTTGTATGATGTTTTAACTTTCACTTTAAACTGcatagaataaattaaaatgaatacaaCAAAAATTGTGCGTCTCTGATTGATAAAGGATGCTAAGTATGAAGGGTGCCGTGGACATAAAGGGATTTGAAAGCAGCCATTCTTACTAATGGTCAACACTTCACCCCATTTTTCAAACTACAAATCTAGAAGAATAAGAGGATAGCAATAATATCTCTTAGTGCCATGAAAGTAAATGACTTAGGACATACATATAGCATTAaaggacacatacacacacacacacacatatataatgttaGAGCTACATTATCACATTTGCcttatttaactttttgttttcttcccatgCTGTATTCAACACCCTCAAGGGTGTTTTGTTAACCTGTTTGCCATAGAtcatgtttcacatttttgttagTATTAACCACCAGGAAGATTGAGGAAACTCATCAAAGCCAAGTAAAAAGATGGAGGAGTTTCTTTGAGAATGCGGTTGAGATAGAAAGCCATGAATTTCATTGGCTGGGGCAAGTTGTGACTTCTCCAGGAGTGCTCAGCTGCCAAGAATGTAGGATTGGAAGAAGTGGATTGTGCTAGGGTTGGATTTTGCAAGGCAGGTGTGTCTGAAGGGCAAGGTCATTAGAGATTGCTGGAGATTGGCCCTGGAATTTGGGCTGCGTCATGAGAGAAGTCGGATGAGTAAGGCACTGGTAAACTGGGTGAAAGGAAAGGGATAGGgattgaagataaaatgaatgtGACGTGTATG
This genomic window from Chlorocebus sabaeus isolate Y175 chromosome 17, mChlSab1.0.hap1, whole genome shotgun sequence contains:
- the SMIM13 gene encoding small integral membrane protein 13, which gives rise to MWHSVGLTLLVFVATLLIVLLLMVCGWYFVWHLFLSKFKFLRELVGDTGSQEGDHEPSGSETEEDTSSSPHRIRSARQRRAPADEGHRPQT